One Pomacea canaliculata isolate SZHN2017 linkage group LG9, ASM307304v1, whole genome shotgun sequence DNA segment encodes these proteins:
- the LOC112571899 gene encoding multiple epidermal growth factor-like domains protein 10 isoform X5 — MRCTAFYRWYLPVWLLQVWFTVVYSGQVNVALNKKYSQSTFSSFDDRRPENAANDNTDGTFSDNNCIRTSSSDDNPWWQVDLGQVYPVLNLTIYGRANFESNLEPSTITVDGRECVRITSMPSRAINISCSSTLYGRTIRISKSPPKNLMMCEFQVWVCEGGSYGADCNSSCGHCKDNAPCDPISGNCPDGCAPGYTGDRCDTECQAGTYGADCNSRCGHCKDNTTCDHISGKCPAGCVTGYTGDRCDTECSERTYGENCSKSCGHCTGDTCNHVTGECNSCDPGWRGNFCIVVCEDGTYGTHCLQHCGRCKHNVTCHHINGTCSEGCASGWTGNTCNQICEDGTYGTHCLQHCGQCKHNVTCHHINGTCSEGCASGWTANKCNQMCEGGTYGADCNSSCGHCKDNTTCDHISGNCPAGCDIGYTGDRCDTECQAGTYGADCNSRCGHCKDNTTCDHISGKCPGGCVIGYTGDRCDIECSERTYGENCSKSCGHCTGDTCNHVTGECNSCDPGWRGNFCIVVCEDGTYGTHCLQHCGRCKHNVTCHHINGTCSEGCASGWTGNTCNQKCEGGVYGADCNSSCGHCNNNTPCDHISGRCPGGCDIGYTGFSCHTECGAGTYGENCDKSCGHCTGGYTCNHVTGECNSCDAGWRGNLCTVVCEDGTYGTHCLQHCGQCKHNVTCHHINGTCSDGCAAGWTANMCNQKCEGGVYGEDCNSRCGHCKDNTTCDHISGPCHGGCAPGYTEDRCDTECENKSYGENCGMVCGKCKDNESCNHKDGTCPNGCSDGWTGNKCTDKVKDTLLTEALIGVGSVCACICAGIAGVVYRRKRRYHKEYITKESPEACSFTERNSCIASYSSGKEEVVTNLPLDQKQFIKKDQLAEDPGMHLNNHTEG, encoded by the exons ATGAGGTGCACAGCCTTCTACAGATGGTATCTACCCGTGTGGTTACTACAGGTGTGGTTCACTGTGGTGTACAGCGGGCAAG TCAATGTAGCTTTGAACAAGAAATACTCACAAAGTACTTTCAGTTCTTTTGACGATCGTCGCCCTGAGAACGCCGCCAACGACAACACCGACGGAACCTTTAGCGACAACAACTGCATTCGCACCTCGAGTAGCGATGACAATCCCTGGTGGCAGGTGGACCTGGGACAGGTGTACCCGGTGCTGAACCTCACCATATATGGACGTGCCAACT TTGAAAGTAACCTGGAGCCGTCAACCATCACCGTGGACGGTCGTGAGTGTGTCAGGATAACCTCCATGCCATCAAGGGCCATCAACATCAGCTGCAGCTCCACGTTGTACGGGAGGACCATCAGGATCAGCAAGAGTCCTCCCAAGAACTTGATGATGTGCGAGTTCCAAGTGTGGG TGTGTGAAGGCGGTAGTTATGGTGCAGACTGCAACTCATCTTGTGGTCATTGTAAGGACAACGCACCGTGTGACCCCATCAGTGGGAACTGTCCTGATGGGTGTGCCCCTGGTTACACTGGAGACAGGTGTGACACAG AGTGTCAAGCTGGTACTTATGGTGCAGACTGCAACTCAAGGTGTGGTCATTGTAAGGACAACACCACGTGTGACCACATCAGTGGCAAGTGTCCTGCTGGGTGTGTCACAGGTTACACTGGAGACAGGTGTGACACAG AGTGTTCAGAAAGAACCTACGGAGAAAACTGTAGTAAATCGTGTGGTCATTGTACTGGGGACACTTGTAACCACGTGACTGGCGAATGCAACTCCTGTGATCCCGGATGGAGAGGAAACTTTTGTATCGTTG TTTGTGAAGATGGAACATACGGAACTCACTGTCTTCAACACTGTGGTCGTTGTAAAcacaatgtcacgtgtcaccACATCAATGGCACTTGCTCTGAGGGATGTGCCTCAGGATGGACTGGAAACACGTGTAACCAAA TTTGTGAAGATGGAACATACGGAACTCACTGCCTTCAACACTGTGGTCAATGTAAAcacaatgtcacgtgtcaccACATCAATGGCACTTGCTCTGAGGGATGTgcctcaggatggactgcaaacAAGTGTAACCAAA TGTGTGAAGGTGGTACATATGGTGCAGACTGCAACTCATCTTGTGGTCATTGTAAGGACAACACCACGTGTGACCACATCAGTGGGAACTGTCCTGCTGGGTGTGACATTGGTTACACTGGAGACAGGTGTGACACAG AGTGTCAAGCTGGTACTTATGGTGCAGACTGCAACTCAAGGTGTGGTCATTGTAAGGACAACACCACGTGTGACCACATCAGTGGCAAGTGTCCTGGTGGGTGTGTCATTGGTTACACTGGAGACAGGTGTGACATAG AGTGTTCAGAAAGAACCTACGGAGAAAACTGTAGTAAATCGTGTGGTCATTGCACTGGGGACACTTGTAACCACGTGACTGGCGAATGCAACTCCTGTGATCCCGGATGGAGAGGAAACTTTTGTATTGTTG tTTGTGAAGATGGAACATACGGAACTCACTGCCTTCAACACTGTGGTCGTTGTAAAcacaatgtcacgtgtcaccACATCAATGGCACTTGCTCTGAGGGATGTGCCTCAGGATGGACTGGAAACACGTGTAACCAAA AGTGTGAAGGTGGTGTGTATGGTGCCGACTGCAACTCATCGTGTGGTCATTGTAATAACAACACACCGTGTGACCACATCAGTGGGAGGTGTCCTGGTGGGTGTGACATTGGTTACACTGGATTCAGCTGTCACACAG AATGTGGAGCAGGAACCTACGGAGAAAATTGTGATAAATCGTGTGGTCATTGTACTGGCGGGTACACTTGTAACCACGTGACTGGGGAATGCAACTCCTGTGATGCCGGATGGAGAGGAAACCTTTGTACAGTTG TTTGTGAAGATGGAACATACGGAACTCACTGCCTTCAACACTGTGGTCAGTGTAAAcacaatgtcacgtgtcaccACATCAATGGCACTTGCTCTGATGGATGTGCCGCAGGATGGACTGCAAACATGTGTAACCAAA AGTGTGAAGGTGGTGTGTATGGTGAGGACTGCAACTCAAGGTGTGGTCACTGTAAGGACAACACCACGTGTGACCACATCAGTGGGCCTTGTCATGGGGGATGTGCCCCAGGTTACACTGAGGACAGGTGTGACACAG aatgtgaaaacaaaagctaTGGCGAAAATTGCGGCATGGTTTGTGGTAAATGTAAAGACAACGAGTCTTGTAACCACAAGGATGGAACCTGTCCTAACGGCTGTTCTGATGGCTGGACTGGGAACAAGTGTACTGACA AAGTCAAAGACACTCTACTTACCGAAGCTTTGATCGGGGTTGGTTCGGTGTGTGCCTGTATCTGTGCCGGGATCGCCGGGGTAGTCTA TCGAAGAAAACGCCGATACCATAAGGAATACATCACCAAAGAAAGCCCAGAAGCCTGTTCATTTACAGAACGA aATAGTTGTATCGCAAGTTATTCTTCGGGAAAAGAAGAGGTTGTCACAAATTTGCCTCTAGACCAAAAACAATTCATCAAGAAAGATCAACTAGCGGAGGATCCTGGGATGCATTTAAATAATCATACAGagggataa
- the LOC112571899 gene encoding multiple epidermal growth factor-like domains protein 10 isoform X11: MRCTAFYRWYLPVWLLQVWFTVVYSGQVNVALNKKYSQSTFSSFDDRRPENAANDNTDGTFSDNNCIRTSSSDDNPWWQVDLGQVYPVLNLTIYGRANFESNLEPSTITVDGRECVRITSMPSRAINISCSSTLYGRTIRISKSPPKNLMMCEFQVWVCEGGSYGADCNSSCGHCKDNAPCDPISGNCPDGCAPGYTGDRCDTECQAGTYGADCNSRCGHCKDNTTCDHISGKCPAGCVTGYTGDRCDTECSERTYGENCSKSCGHCTGDTCNHVTGECNSCDPGWRGNFCIVVCEDGTYGTHCLQHCGRCKHNVTCHHINGTCSEGCASGWTGNTCNQKCEGGVYGADCNSSCGHCKDNTPCDHISGRCPGGCDTGYTGFSCHTECGAGTYGENCDKSCGHCTGGHTCNHVTGECKSCDAGWRGNLCIAVCEDGTYGTHCLQHCGRCKHNVTCHHINGTCSEGCASGWTGNTCNQKCEGGVYGADCNSSCGHCNNNTPCDHISGRCPGGCDIGYTGFSCHTECGAGTYGENCDKSCGHCTGGYTCNHVTGECNSCDAGWRGNLCTVVCEDGTYGTHCLQHCGQCKHNVTCHHINGTCSDGCAAGWTANMCNQKCEGGVYGEDCNSRCGHCKDNTTCDHISGPCHGGCAPGYTEDRCDTECENKSYGENCGMVCGKCKDNESCNHKDGTCPNGCSDGWTGNKCTDKVKDTLLTEALIGVGSVCACICAGIAGVVYRRKRRYHKEYITKESPEACSFTERNSCIASYSSGKEEVVTNLPLDQKQFIKKDQLAEDPGMHLNNHTEG, encoded by the exons ATGAGGTGCACAGCCTTCTACAGATGGTATCTACCCGTGTGGTTACTACAGGTGTGGTTCACTGTGGTGTACAGCGGGCAAG TCAATGTAGCTTTGAACAAGAAATACTCACAAAGTACTTTCAGTTCTTTTGACGATCGTCGCCCTGAGAACGCCGCCAACGACAACACCGACGGAACCTTTAGCGACAACAACTGCATTCGCACCTCGAGTAGCGATGACAATCCCTGGTGGCAGGTGGACCTGGGACAGGTGTACCCGGTGCTGAACCTCACCATATATGGACGTGCCAACT TTGAAAGTAACCTGGAGCCGTCAACCATCACCGTGGACGGTCGTGAGTGTGTCAGGATAACCTCCATGCCATCAAGGGCCATCAACATCAGCTGCAGCTCCACGTTGTACGGGAGGACCATCAGGATCAGCAAGAGTCCTCCCAAGAACTTGATGATGTGCGAGTTCCAAGTGTGGG TGTGTGAAGGCGGTAGTTATGGTGCAGACTGCAACTCATCTTGTGGTCATTGTAAGGACAACGCACCGTGTGACCCCATCAGTGGGAACTGTCCTGATGGGTGTGCCCCTGGTTACACTGGAGACAGGTGTGACACAG AGTGTCAAGCTGGTACTTATGGTGCAGACTGCAACTCAAGGTGTGGTCATTGTAAGGACAACACCACGTGTGACCACATCAGTGGCAAGTGTCCTGCTGGGTGTGTCACAGGTTACACTGGAGACAGGTGTGACACAG AGTGTTCAGAAAGAACCTACGGAGAAAACTGTAGTAAATCGTGTGGTCATTGTACTGGGGACACTTGTAACCACGTGACTGGCGAATGCAACTCCTGTGATCCCGGATGGAGAGGAAACTTTTGTATCGTTG TTTGTGAAGATGGAACATACGGAACTCACTGTCTTCAACACTGTGGTCGTTGTAAAcacaatgtcacgtgtcaccACATCAATGGCACTTGCTCTGAGGGATGTGCCTCAGGATGGACTGGAAACACGTGTAACCAAA AGTGTGAAGGTGGTGTGTATGGTGCCGACTGCAACTCATCGTGTGGTCACTGTAAGGACAACACACCGTGTGACCACATCAGTGGGAGGTGTCCTGGTGGGTGTGACACAGGTTACACTGGATTCAGCTGTCACACAG AATGTGGAGCAGGAACCTACGGAGAAAATTGTGATAAATCGTGTGGTCATTGTACTGGCGGGCACACTTGTAACCACGTGACTGGGGAATGCAAGTCCTGTGATGCCGGATGGAGAGGAAACCTTTGTATCGCTG tTTGTGAAGATGGAACATACGGAACTCACTGCCTTCAACACTGTGGTCGTTGTAAAcacaatgtcacgtgtcaccACATCAATGGCACTTGCTCTGAGGGATGTGCCTCAGGATGGACTGGAAACACGTGTAACCAAA AGTGTGAAGGTGGTGTGTATGGTGCCGACTGCAACTCATCGTGTGGTCATTGTAATAACAACACACCGTGTGACCACATCAGTGGGAGGTGTCCTGGTGGGTGTGACATTGGTTACACTGGATTCAGCTGTCACACAG AATGTGGAGCAGGAACCTACGGAGAAAATTGTGATAAATCGTGTGGTCATTGTACTGGCGGGTACACTTGTAACCACGTGACTGGGGAATGCAACTCCTGTGATGCCGGATGGAGAGGAAACCTTTGTACAGTTG TTTGTGAAGATGGAACATACGGAACTCACTGCCTTCAACACTGTGGTCAGTGTAAAcacaatgtcacgtgtcaccACATCAATGGCACTTGCTCTGATGGATGTGCCGCAGGATGGACTGCAAACATGTGTAACCAAA AGTGTGAAGGTGGTGTGTATGGTGAGGACTGCAACTCAAGGTGTGGTCACTGTAAGGACAACACCACGTGTGACCACATCAGTGGGCCTTGTCATGGGGGATGTGCCCCAGGTTACACTGAGGACAGGTGTGACACAG aatgtgaaaacaaaagctaTGGCGAAAATTGCGGCATGGTTTGTGGTAAATGTAAAGACAACGAGTCTTGTAACCACAAGGATGGAACCTGTCCTAACGGCTGTTCTGATGGCTGGACTGGGAACAAGTGTACTGACA AAGTCAAAGACACTCTACTTACCGAAGCTTTGATCGGGGTTGGTTCGGTGTGTGCCTGTATCTGTGCCGGGATCGCCGGGGTAGTCTA TCGAAGAAAACGCCGATACCATAAGGAATACATCACCAAAGAAAGCCCAGAAGCCTGTTCATTTACAGAACGA aATAGTTGTATCGCAAGTTATTCTTCGGGAAAAGAAGAGGTTGTCACAAATTTGCCTCTAGACCAAAAACAATTCATCAAGAAAGATCAACTAGCGGAGGATCCTGGGATGCATTTAAATAATCATACAGagggataa
- the LOC112571899 gene encoding multiple epidermal growth factor-like domains protein 10 isoform X1, whose product MRCTAFYRWYLPVWLLQVWFTVVYSGQVNVALNKKYSQSTFSSFDDRRPENAANDNTDGTFSDNNCIRTSSSDDNPWWQVDLGQVYPVLNLTIYGRANFESNLEPSTITVDGRECVRITSMPSRAINISCSSTLYGRTIRISKSPPKNLMMCEFQVWVCEGGSYGADCNSSCGHCKDNAPCDPISGNCPDGCAPGYTGDRCDTECQAGTYGADCNSRCGHCKDNTTCDHISGKCPAGCVTGYTGDRCDTECSERTYGENCSKSCGHCTGDTCNHVTGECNSCDPGWRGNFCIVVCEDGTYGTHCLQHCGRCKHNVTCHHINGTCSEGCASGWTGNTCNQKCEGGVYGADCNSSCGHCKDNTPCDHISGRCPGGCDTGYTGFSCHTECGAGTYGENCDKSCGHCTGGHTCNHVTGECKSCDAGWRGNLCIAVCEDGTYGTHCLQHCGQCKHNVTCHHINGTCSEGCASGWTANKCNQMCEGGTYGADCNSSCGHCKDNTTCDHISGNCPAGCDIGYTGDRCDTECQAGTYGADCNSRCGHCKDNTTCDHISGKCPGGCVIGYTGDRCDIECSERTYGENCSKSCGHCTGDTCNHVTGECNSCDPGWRGNFCIVVCEDGTYGTHCLQHCGRCKHNVTCHHINGTCSEGCASGWTGNTCNQKCEGGVYGADCNSSCGHCNNNTPCDHISGRCPGGCDIGYTGFSCHTECGAGTYGENCDKSCGHCTGGYTCNHVTGECNSCDAGWRGNLCTVVCEDGTYGTHCLQHCGQCKHNVTCHHINGTCSDGCAAGWTANMCNQKCEGGVYGEDCNSRCGHCKDNTTCDHISGPCHGGCAPGYTEDRCDTECENKSYGENCGMVCGKCKDNESCNHKDGTCPNGCSDGWTGNKCTDKVKDTLLTEALIGVGSVCACICAGIAGVVYRRKRRYHKEYITKESPEACSFTERNSCIASYSSGKEEVVTNLPLDQKQFIKKDQLAEDPGMHLNNHTEG is encoded by the exons ATGAGGTGCACAGCCTTCTACAGATGGTATCTACCCGTGTGGTTACTACAGGTGTGGTTCACTGTGGTGTACAGCGGGCAAG TCAATGTAGCTTTGAACAAGAAATACTCACAAAGTACTTTCAGTTCTTTTGACGATCGTCGCCCTGAGAACGCCGCCAACGACAACACCGACGGAACCTTTAGCGACAACAACTGCATTCGCACCTCGAGTAGCGATGACAATCCCTGGTGGCAGGTGGACCTGGGACAGGTGTACCCGGTGCTGAACCTCACCATATATGGACGTGCCAACT TTGAAAGTAACCTGGAGCCGTCAACCATCACCGTGGACGGTCGTGAGTGTGTCAGGATAACCTCCATGCCATCAAGGGCCATCAACATCAGCTGCAGCTCCACGTTGTACGGGAGGACCATCAGGATCAGCAAGAGTCCTCCCAAGAACTTGATGATGTGCGAGTTCCAAGTGTGGG TGTGTGAAGGCGGTAGTTATGGTGCAGACTGCAACTCATCTTGTGGTCATTGTAAGGACAACGCACCGTGTGACCCCATCAGTGGGAACTGTCCTGATGGGTGTGCCCCTGGTTACACTGGAGACAGGTGTGACACAG AGTGTCAAGCTGGTACTTATGGTGCAGACTGCAACTCAAGGTGTGGTCATTGTAAGGACAACACCACGTGTGACCACATCAGTGGCAAGTGTCCTGCTGGGTGTGTCACAGGTTACACTGGAGACAGGTGTGACACAG AGTGTTCAGAAAGAACCTACGGAGAAAACTGTAGTAAATCGTGTGGTCATTGTACTGGGGACACTTGTAACCACGTGACTGGCGAATGCAACTCCTGTGATCCCGGATGGAGAGGAAACTTTTGTATCGTTG TTTGTGAAGATGGAACATACGGAACTCACTGTCTTCAACACTGTGGTCGTTGTAAAcacaatgtcacgtgtcaccACATCAATGGCACTTGCTCTGAGGGATGTGCCTCAGGATGGACTGGAAACACGTGTAACCAAA AGTGTGAAGGTGGTGTGTATGGTGCCGACTGCAACTCATCGTGTGGTCACTGTAAGGACAACACACCGTGTGACCACATCAGTGGGAGGTGTCCTGGTGGGTGTGACACAGGTTACACTGGATTCAGCTGTCACACAG AATGTGGAGCAGGAACCTACGGAGAAAATTGTGATAAATCGTGTGGTCATTGTACTGGCGGGCACACTTGTAACCACGTGACTGGGGAATGCAAGTCCTGTGATGCCGGATGGAGAGGAAACCTTTGTATCGCTG TTTGTGAAGATGGAACATACGGAACTCACTGCCTTCAACACTGTGGTCAATGTAAAcacaatgtcacgtgtcaccACATCAATGGCACTTGCTCTGAGGGATGTgcctcaggatggactgcaaacAAGTGTAACCAAA TGTGTGAAGGTGGTACATATGGTGCAGACTGCAACTCATCTTGTGGTCATTGTAAGGACAACACCACGTGTGACCACATCAGTGGGAACTGTCCTGCTGGGTGTGACATTGGTTACACTGGAGACAGGTGTGACACAG AGTGTCAAGCTGGTACTTATGGTGCAGACTGCAACTCAAGGTGTGGTCATTGTAAGGACAACACCACGTGTGACCACATCAGTGGCAAGTGTCCTGGTGGGTGTGTCATTGGTTACACTGGAGACAGGTGTGACATAG AGTGTTCAGAAAGAACCTACGGAGAAAACTGTAGTAAATCGTGTGGTCATTGCACTGGGGACACTTGTAACCACGTGACTGGCGAATGCAACTCCTGTGATCCCGGATGGAGAGGAAACTTTTGTATTGTTG tTTGTGAAGATGGAACATACGGAACTCACTGCCTTCAACACTGTGGTCGTTGTAAAcacaatgtcacgtgtcaccACATCAATGGCACTTGCTCTGAGGGATGTGCCTCAGGATGGACTGGAAACACGTGTAACCAAA AGTGTGAAGGTGGTGTGTATGGTGCCGACTGCAACTCATCGTGTGGTCATTGTAATAACAACACACCGTGTGACCACATCAGTGGGAGGTGTCCTGGTGGGTGTGACATTGGTTACACTGGATTCAGCTGTCACACAG AATGTGGAGCAGGAACCTACGGAGAAAATTGTGATAAATCGTGTGGTCATTGTACTGGCGGGTACACTTGTAACCACGTGACTGGGGAATGCAACTCCTGTGATGCCGGATGGAGAGGAAACCTTTGTACAGTTG TTTGTGAAGATGGAACATACGGAACTCACTGCCTTCAACACTGTGGTCAGTGTAAAcacaatgtcacgtgtcaccACATCAATGGCACTTGCTCTGATGGATGTGCCGCAGGATGGACTGCAAACATGTGTAACCAAA AGTGTGAAGGTGGTGTGTATGGTGAGGACTGCAACTCAAGGTGTGGTCACTGTAAGGACAACACCACGTGTGACCACATCAGTGGGCCTTGTCATGGGGGATGTGCCCCAGGTTACACTGAGGACAGGTGTGACACAG aatgtgaaaacaaaagctaTGGCGAAAATTGCGGCATGGTTTGTGGTAAATGTAAAGACAACGAGTCTTGTAACCACAAGGATGGAACCTGTCCTAACGGCTGTTCTGATGGCTGGACTGGGAACAAGTGTACTGACA AAGTCAAAGACACTCTACTTACCGAAGCTTTGATCGGGGTTGGTTCGGTGTGTGCCTGTATCTGTGCCGGGATCGCCGGGGTAGTCTA TCGAAGAAAACGCCGATACCATAAGGAATACATCACCAAAGAAAGCCCAGAAGCCTGTTCATTTACAGAACGA aATAGTTGTATCGCAAGTTATTCTTCGGGAAAAGAAGAGGTTGTCACAAATTTGCCTCTAGACCAAAAACAATTCATCAAGAAAGATCAACTAGCGGAGGATCCTGGGATGCATTTAAATAATCATACAGagggataa
- the LOC112571899 gene encoding multiple epidermal growth factor-like domains protein 11 isoform X12, whose amino-acid sequence MRCTAFYRWYLPVWLLQVWFTVVYSGQVNVALNKKYSQSTFSSFDDRRPENAANDNTDGTFSDNNCIRTSSSDDNPWWQVDLGQVYPVLNLTIYGRANFESNLEPSTITVDGRECVRITSMPSRAINISCSSTLYGRTIRISKSPPKNLMMCEFQVWVCEGGSYGADCNSSCGHCKDNAPCDPISGNCPDGCAPGYTGDRCDTECQAGTYGADCNSRCGHCKDNTTCDHISGKCPAGCVTGYTGDRCDTECSERTYGENCSKSCGHCTGDTCNHVTGECNSCDPGWRGNFCIVVCEDGTYGTHCLQHCGRCKHNVTCHHINGTCSEGCASGWTGNTCNQKCEGGVYGADCNSSCGHCKDNTPCDHISGRCPGGCDTGYTGFSCHTECGAGTYGENCDKSCGHCTGGHTCNHVTGECKSCDAGWRGNLCIAVCEDGTYGTHCLQHCGQCKHNVTCHHINGTCSEGCASGWTANKCNQMCEGGTYGADCNSSCGHCKDNTTCDHISGNCPAGCDIGYTGDRCDTECGAGTYGENCDKSCGHCTGGYTCNHVTGECNSCDAGWRGNLCTVVCEDGTYGTHCLQHCGQCKHNVTCHHINGTCSDGCAAGWTANMCNQKCEGGVYGEDCNSRCGHCKDNTTCDHISGPCHGGCAPGYTEDRCDTECENKSYGENCGMVCGKCKDNESCNHKDGTCPNGCSDGWTGNKCTDKVKDTLLTEALIGVGSVCACICAGIAGVVYRRKRRYHKEYITKESPEACSFTERNSCIASYSSGKEEVVTNLPLDQKQFIKKDQLAEDPGMHLNNHTEG is encoded by the exons ATGAGGTGCACAGCCTTCTACAGATGGTATCTACCCGTGTGGTTACTACAGGTGTGGTTCACTGTGGTGTACAGCGGGCAAG TCAATGTAGCTTTGAACAAGAAATACTCACAAAGTACTTTCAGTTCTTTTGACGATCGTCGCCCTGAGAACGCCGCCAACGACAACACCGACGGAACCTTTAGCGACAACAACTGCATTCGCACCTCGAGTAGCGATGACAATCCCTGGTGGCAGGTGGACCTGGGACAGGTGTACCCGGTGCTGAACCTCACCATATATGGACGTGCCAACT TTGAAAGTAACCTGGAGCCGTCAACCATCACCGTGGACGGTCGTGAGTGTGTCAGGATAACCTCCATGCCATCAAGGGCCATCAACATCAGCTGCAGCTCCACGTTGTACGGGAGGACCATCAGGATCAGCAAGAGTCCTCCCAAGAACTTGATGATGTGCGAGTTCCAAGTGTGGG TGTGTGAAGGCGGTAGTTATGGTGCAGACTGCAACTCATCTTGTGGTCATTGTAAGGACAACGCACCGTGTGACCCCATCAGTGGGAACTGTCCTGATGGGTGTGCCCCTGGTTACACTGGAGACAGGTGTGACACAG AGTGTCAAGCTGGTACTTATGGTGCAGACTGCAACTCAAGGTGTGGTCATTGTAAGGACAACACCACGTGTGACCACATCAGTGGCAAGTGTCCTGCTGGGTGTGTCACAGGTTACACTGGAGACAGGTGTGACACAG AGTGTTCAGAAAGAACCTACGGAGAAAACTGTAGTAAATCGTGTGGTCATTGTACTGGGGACACTTGTAACCACGTGACTGGCGAATGCAACTCCTGTGATCCCGGATGGAGAGGAAACTTTTGTATCGTTG TTTGTGAAGATGGAACATACGGAACTCACTGTCTTCAACACTGTGGTCGTTGTAAAcacaatgtcacgtgtcaccACATCAATGGCACTTGCTCTGAGGGATGTGCCTCAGGATGGACTGGAAACACGTGTAACCAAA AGTGTGAAGGTGGTGTGTATGGTGCCGACTGCAACTCATCGTGTGGTCACTGTAAGGACAACACACCGTGTGACCACATCAGTGGGAGGTGTCCTGGTGGGTGTGACACAGGTTACACTGGATTCAGCTGTCACACAG AATGTGGAGCAGGAACCTACGGAGAAAATTGTGATAAATCGTGTGGTCATTGTACTGGCGGGCACACTTGTAACCACGTGACTGGGGAATGCAAGTCCTGTGATGCCGGATGGAGAGGAAACCTTTGTATCGCTG TTTGTGAAGATGGAACATACGGAACTCACTGCCTTCAACACTGTGGTCAATGTAAAcacaatgtcacgtgtcaccACATCAATGGCACTTGCTCTGAGGGATGTgcctcaggatggactgcaaacAAGTGTAACCAAA TGTGTGAAGGTGGTACATATGGTGCAGACTGCAACTCATCTTGTGGTCATTGTAAGGACAACACCACGTGTGACCACATCAGTGGGAACTGTCCTGCTGGGTGTGACATTGGTTACACTGGAGACAGGTGTGACACAG AATGTGGAGCAGGAACCTACGGAGAAAATTGTGATAAATCGTGTGGTCATTGTACTGGCGGGTACACTTGTAACCACGTGACTGGGGAATGCAACTCCTGTGATGCCGGATGGAGAGGAAACCTTTGTACAGTTG TTTGTGAAGATGGAACATACGGAACTCACTGCCTTCAACACTGTGGTCAGTGTAAAcacaatgtcacgtgtcaccACATCAATGGCACTTGCTCTGATGGATGTGCCGCAGGATGGACTGCAAACATGTGTAACCAAA AGTGTGAAGGTGGTGTGTATGGTGAGGACTGCAACTCAAGGTGTGGTCACTGTAAGGACAACACCACGTGTGACCACATCAGTGGGCCTTGTCATGGGGGATGTGCCCCAGGTTACACTGAGGACAGGTGTGACACAG aatgtgaaaacaaaagctaTGGCGAAAATTGCGGCATGGTTTGTGGTAAATGTAAAGACAACGAGTCTTGTAACCACAAGGATGGAACCTGTCCTAACGGCTGTTCTGATGGCTGGACTGGGAACAAGTGTACTGACA AAGTCAAAGACACTCTACTTACCGAAGCTTTGATCGGGGTTGGTTCGGTGTGTGCCTGTATCTGTGCCGGGATCGCCGGGGTAGTCTA TCGAAGAAAACGCCGATACCATAAGGAATACATCACCAAAGAAAGCCCAGAAGCCTGTTCATTTACAGAACGA aATAGTTGTATCGCAAGTTATTCTTCGGGAAAAGAAGAGGTTGTCACAAATTTGCCTCTAGACCAAAAACAATTCATCAAGAAAGATCAACTAGCGGAGGATCCTGGGATGCATTTAAATAATCATACAGagggataa